A single genomic interval of Bacillus sp. es.036 harbors:
- a CDS encoding nuclear transport factor 2 family protein, translating to MRGENMRIDEIKTQIFHLEKELLTPQLREDSLKLNSILATDFFEFGSSGTIWSKKDAVEGGLSLREMTLSDFDIHPLAKDVMLATYRVHDKTRNQQTLRSSIWRKNEDQWQLFFHQGTLAKS from the coding sequence ATGAGAGGTGAAAACATGAGAATCGATGAAATCAAAACACAGATATTCCATCTGGAAAAGGAGCTACTTACGCCTCAATTGAGGGAGGACTCATTGAAGTTAAATTCTATACTCGCTACTGATTTTTTTGAGTTTGGAAGTTCGGGAACGATTTGGAGTAAAAAGGATGCAGTAGAAGGAGGGCTTTCGCTAAGAGAAATGACATTATCTGATTTTGACATTCACCCTTTAGCAAAAGATGTGATGCTTGCTACATATCGGGTTCATGATAAAACGAGAAATCAACAAACGCTTCGAAGTTCGATATGGAGAAAAAATGAGGATCAATGGCAACTGTTCTTTCACCAGGGAACATTAGCTAAGTCATGA